In Corylus avellana chromosome ca2, CavTom2PMs-1.0, the following proteins share a genomic window:
- the LOC132171247 gene encoding E3 ubiquitin-protein ligase RGLG2-like, with protein MGGKPSRDHSQCYNQYRVGSYASPSNLGSSSSSYSRNYADYDSRKLQSRYQRIGDDYHSLEQVTQALYQAGLESSDLIVGIDFTKSNEWTGARSFHHRSLHHLGDSPNPYEQAISIIGRTLSAFDEDNLIPCYGFGDATTHDQDVFSFYDDRQCNGFEEVLSRYREIVPHVHLSGPTSFAPIIETAIEIVDKRVGQYHVLMIIADGQVMARSPQELSTINAIVKASEYPLSIVLVGVGDGPWDMMHQFDDNIPYRAFDNFQFVNFTEIMSKQVPASQKEAEFALGALMEIPSQYKATMELQLLGCQRGTPGKLPLPPPVGILGNPSSSSYPKHIRPSSNEHSNRYAWSSSNEQGSGFHYASSPYTEHSSQNRSCPVCLWNQKDLALGCGHQTCCDCGRDLTFCPICRAHITTRIKLYD; from the exons ATGGGAGGGAAGCCATCAAGAGACCACAGCCAATGCTACAATCAATACCGTGTTGGTTCTTATGCTTCTCCATCGAACCTCGGCTCTTCATCCTCTTCTTATTCTAGGAATTATGCTGATTATGACTCAAGAAAGTTGCAGTCAAGGTACCAAAGAATTGGTGATGACTACCACTCATTGGAACAG GTGACACAAGCTCTTTACCAAGCTGGTCTCGAATCTTCCGATCTTATTGTCGGTATTGATTTCACAAAAAGCAATGAGTGGACAGGTGCACGATCCTTCCACCATAGGAGCCTGCACCATCTTGGAGATTCCCCAAATCCATATGAACAGGCAATATCAATCATTGGAAGGACACTTTCTGCTTTTGATGAGGACAATCTTATTCCTTGTTATGGCTTTGGTGATG CAACTACACATGATCAAGACGTTTTTAGCTTTTATGATGATAGGCAATGTAATGGCTTTGAGGAAGTACTTTCTCGTTACAGAGAAATAGTTCCACATGTACATTTATCTG GTCCAACATCTTTTGCTCCAATCATTGAAACTGCTATTGAAATTGTTGACAAAAGAGTTGGTCAGTATCATGTTCTTATGATCATTGCCGACGGACAG GTTATGGCCAGAAGTCCTCAAGAGCTAAGTACCATCAATGCTATTGTAAAAGCAAG TGAATATCCTTTGTCAATAGTTTTGGTTGGGGTAGGTGATGGACCATGGGACATGATGCACCAGTTCGATGACAACATTCCATATAGAGCTTTTGATAATTTCCAG ttTGTAAATTTCACTGAAATCATGTCGAAGCAAGTCCCTGCATCCCAGAAGGAGGCAGAGTTTGCTCTGGGTGCACTAATGGAGATACCATCACAGTATAAAGCTACAATGGAGCTCCAACTGCTGGG CTGTCAAAGAGGCACTCCTGGGAAGCTTCCCCTCCCTCCTCCAGTTGGGATTCTTGGGAACCCTTCATCGAGTTCTTATCCAAAGCATATACGACCAAGCAGCAATGAACACAGTAACAGATATGCATGGTCAAGCAGCAATGAACAAGGAAGTGGATTTCATTATGCTTCTTCTCCATATACAGAACATTCTTCACAGAATAGG AGTTGTCCTGTGTGTTTGTGGAATCAAAAAGATCTTGCATTGGGATGTGGACATCAG ACATGCTGTGATTGTGGAAGAGATTTAACCTTCTGCCCAATTTGTCGTGCCCACATAACCACAAGGATAAAGTTGTATGACTGA